The following are encoded in a window of Brevibacillus ruminantium genomic DNA:
- a CDS encoding SLAP domain-containing protein, producing MSWLLENWFGSKESLEQVREDIHENLHTELYLGVSGIEDPEQSANRLPSKELFVSLHGPWDALEEQEAELLRYIHDELPPVVRDEVGIFPFYTQVTQDGYLVLTYIRNATENSVLLDTLPLTLITPEGEVVASKNFEMMTFGPIGDESSRPCEFLFRWNEFSNLPEKETPLTLGYRKPEKKSGESLFAGGEIEMDEIEYYRQQLAANPVEEGKVDLKALGLKEAENGSIKVVVLFRNGLDKRLEFTEVPIIINDQNGDTVARVSYTLENMKVDPKDYRIIAFQIPATSILKEGVSIEDCTVFIPKATQQKKEPTVFDATKPKGFLQ from the coding sequence ATGAGTTGGTTATTGGAGAATTGGTTTGGCTCCAAGGAAAGTCTGGAGCAAGTGCGCGAGGATATCCATGAAAACCTGCACACGGAGCTTTATCTTGGCGTGTCTGGGATTGAAGATCCGGAGCAATCAGCCAATCGGCTGCCGTCGAAGGAGCTGTTTGTAAGCTTGCATGGTCCATGGGATGCGCTCGAAGAACAGGAAGCAGAGCTGCTCCGTTATATTCATGATGAGCTGCCGCCTGTCGTCCGTGATGAAGTAGGGATTTTTCCTTTCTATACGCAGGTTACGCAGGATGGTTATCTCGTTTTAACTTATATCCGCAATGCAACGGAGAACAGCGTACTGCTTGATACACTGCCGCTGACCCTGATCACACCCGAAGGGGAAGTGGTAGCCAGCAAGAACTTCGAAATGATGACGTTTGGACCGATTGGTGATGAGTCCAGCCGTCCATGCGAGTTCTTATTCCGCTGGAACGAGTTCAGCAATCTGCCGGAGAAGGAGACCCCGCTTACCCTGGGCTACCGGAAACCGGAGAAAAAATCGGGTGAATCTTTATTTGCAGGAGGAGAAATTGAGATGGATGAAATCGAATACTACCGTCAACAATTAGCTGCTAATCCGGTGGAGGAAGGCAAAGTAGACCTGAAGGCACTGGGTCTGAAGGAAGCGGAAAATGGCAGTATTAAAGTAGTGGTACTGTTCCGTAACGGTCTGGACAAACGTCTGGAATTCACTGAAGTTCCGATCATCATCAATGACCAGAACGGCGACACGGTCGCACGCGTCAGCTATACGCTGGAAAATATGAAGGTGGATCCAAAAGATTATCGTATCATTGCTTTTCAAATTCCGGCGACCTCCATCCTCAAAGAGGGTGTGTCGATTGAGGATTGCACAGTCTTTATTCCGAAAGCAACTCAACAGAAAAAGGAACCTACTGTGTTTGATGCAACGAAGCCAAAAGGATTCCTGCAGTAA
- a CDS encoding SLAP domain-containing protein gives MFSFFKNLVKQDQKVSEEELKKELREESLVDLNELDELEITKEEPVSQEAAPEATEPGIKVNTELSLHPEWEAQLDNEKKYTLRFLQAELPKMTLGMVGVTGFSLMPQPQGGVTVAMFFRNGSPTPVSFRKIRLTVYLDDTPFARMRLDLSDLGTIPPFSSRPWEVHFPAESFLHDNFDFQNWKVMLHGVKSPYVWPNELELDPEMEARMTARQKDRLEAIAYTLPPLKAGSVEITGFDIGKTKDGRLVIGLLFRNGRFSDFNPKVLKIAVYEKEGGDLVASGMIDAKKIRVRSKTSRPWMVVFPAEIIKKKDANLRDWYMEITT, from the coding sequence ATGTTTTCTTTTTTTAAAAACCTGGTGAAACAAGACCAAAAAGTCTCTGAAGAAGAGCTGAAGAAGGAACTTCGGGAGGAATCCCTGGTTGATTTAAACGAGCTGGATGAGCTGGAAATCACGAAAGAGGAGCCAGTATCTCAGGAAGCGGCTCCAGAAGCGACTGAACCAGGCATCAAAGTAAACACCGAGCTGTCTTTGCACCCGGAATGGGAAGCCCAATTGGATAATGAAAAGAAGTACACGCTTCGTTTTCTGCAAGCGGAACTTCCGAAGATGACATTGGGGATGGTGGGTGTGACAGGCTTTAGCTTGATGCCACAGCCTCAAGGCGGTGTTACCGTGGCGATGTTTTTCCGCAACGGTTCGCCAACCCCGGTCAGCTTCCGCAAGATTCGCCTGACCGTTTATTTGGACGACACTCCATTTGCCCGCATGCGTTTGGATCTGAGTGATCTGGGGACGATTCCGCCATTCAGCAGCCGTCCTTGGGAAGTACACTTCCCGGCTGAGAGCTTTCTGCACGATAATTTTGATTTCCAAAATTGGAAAGTCATGTTGCACGGAGTAAAAAGCCCGTACGTATGGCCGAATGAACTGGAGTTGGATCCGGAGATGGAAGCGCGGATGACAGCGCGCCAGAAAGATCGCTTGGAGGCGATTGCCTACACATTGCCGCCGCTGAAAGCCGGATCCGTGGAAATTACCGGGTTTGATATCGGCAAAACCAAAGATGGCCGCCTGGTGATCGGGTTGTTGTTCCGCAATGGCCGCTTCTCGGATTTCAATCCGAAGGTATTGAAAATCGCCGTCTATGAAAAAGAAGGCGGGGATTTGGTGGCATCCGGTATGATTGACGCCAAGAAGATTCGGGTACGTTCCAAAACAAGCCGTCCCTGGATGGTTGTTTTCCCTGCAGAGATCATCAAAAAAAAGGATGCAAATCTGCGCGATTGGTACATGGAAATTACCACATAA
- a CDS encoding accessory Sec system S-layer assembly protein, whose translation MLSFLKNFMGKTPTPEEIKKQLREESVLSAEQSGLADEKPAKKHETGAGATPLSLHESWEKQLNASAKYALSFTAQELPPIQSDNISITGLSLVPHEQGIEVTAFLRNGTDKLVRLQKMTLVVLFDEDELFARQEFDMSEVGEIPPHSARPWAFVFTSENFLKRDVLLKNWKIAFELAQKKMVLPQQLELEESWIRALNDQQKQSLIELAKRLPALKEGEVNIQSVQIRRSDEGSLHAMLLIRNGSTESLTLDKLPLALHDAAGQQVAVGLFELNGLTVRANTSKPWMFIFPKESILIEEPDLSRWKVSFPQGS comes from the coding sequence ATGTTATCCTTTTTAAAGAACTTTATGGGAAAAACGCCGACACCGGAAGAAATAAAGAAACAGTTGCGCGAGGAGTCCGTGTTGTCCGCAGAACAATCGGGGTTGGCCGATGAAAAACCAGCGAAAAAGCACGAGACTGGCGCAGGGGCTACCCCTCTTTCACTCCATGAGTCGTGGGAAAAGCAACTAAATGCTTCAGCCAAATATGCATTGTCCTTTACGGCACAGGAGCTGCCACCGATTCAGTCCGATAATATTTCGATTACAGGCCTGTCTCTGGTCCCTCATGAACAAGGGATTGAAGTAACGGCTTTTCTGCGCAATGGCACAGACAAACTTGTGCGTTTGCAAAAGATGACCCTTGTTGTCTTGTTTGACGAAGACGAACTGTTTGCGCGCCAGGAGTTTGATATGTCGGAGGTGGGCGAAATTCCGCCTCACTCGGCTCGCCCTTGGGCCTTTGTCTTCACCAGCGAAAACTTCCTCAAAAGAGACGTCCTGCTCAAGAACTGGAAGATTGCTTTTGAACTGGCACAGAAAAAGATGGTGCTGCCTCAGCAGCTGGAGCTGGAAGAATCCTGGATTCGCGCGTTGAATGACCAGCAGAAGCAATCGCTGATTGAGCTTGCCAAGCGTCTCCCGGCATTAAAAGAGGGAGAGGTAAATATCCAAAGCGTCCAGATTCGCCGTTCTGATGAAGGATCGCTGCACGCCATGCTGCTGATCCGCAACGGCTCGACTGAGTCTCTCACTCTTGACAAGCTTCCGCTCGCTCTGCATGATGCGGCAGGGCAGCAGGTTGCCGTCGGCCTTTTTGAACTGAACGGATTGACGGTTCGTGCAAACACCAGCAAACCATGGATGTTCATCTTTCCAAAAGAGAGCATACTGATAGAAGAGCCGGATCTGTCCAGATGGAAGGTAAGCTTTCCGCAGGGATCCTGA
- the dgoD gene encoding galactonate dehydratase → MKITKLTLYKVQPRWLFLKIDTDAGIEGWGEPIVEGRASTVEACVNELADYLIGKDPLRIEDHFQVLYRGGFYRGGPILTSALSGIEQALWDIKGKFYNMPVYEMLGGAARDKVRIYSWIGGDRPSDVAEAALEKVRAGFTAVKMNATEELDYFDTHSKVEAAVNRIAAVREAVGPDVGIGIDFHGRVHKTMAKILAKELEPYRPMFIEEPVLPENNEALREIARHTTTPIATGERQYTRWGFKQILMDGYVDIIQPDLSHAGGILEVKKIAAMAEAFDVSVAPHCPLGPIALASCLQLDACTPNAIIQEQSLGIHYNKGSDLLDYLADPQVFQYRDGYVDIPKGPGLGITINEEVVKRAAEEGHNWKNPVWRHQDGSVAEW, encoded by the coding sequence GTGAAAATTACCAAGCTTACTTTGTACAAAGTACAGCCTCGTTGGCTCTTTCTGAAAATCGACACGGATGCAGGAATCGAGGGCTGGGGCGAGCCAATCGTCGAAGGGCGCGCCAGCACCGTGGAAGCCTGTGTAAATGAACTGGCCGACTATTTAATCGGAAAGGATCCGCTGCGCATCGAGGATCATTTCCAGGTCCTGTATCGGGGTGGATTTTACCGCGGGGGCCCGATTTTGACGAGCGCGCTCTCCGGCATCGAACAGGCGCTGTGGGATATCAAAGGGAAGTTCTACAATATGCCTGTCTATGAAATGCTGGGAGGAGCAGCTCGCGACAAGGTTCGCATTTATTCCTGGATCGGCGGCGATCGGCCCAGCGATGTAGCCGAGGCGGCCTTGGAAAAGGTAAGAGCCGGCTTCACCGCTGTAAAAATGAATGCGACAGAAGAGCTGGATTATTTCGATACCCATTCAAAAGTGGAGGCCGCCGTCAACCGGATCGCGGCTGTGCGGGAAGCGGTTGGACCGGATGTCGGCATCGGCATTGATTTTCACGGGCGTGTGCACAAGACGATGGCCAAAATTCTCGCCAAGGAGCTGGAGCCGTACCGTCCGATGTTTATCGAGGAGCCGGTCCTTCCGGAGAACAACGAAGCGCTGCGGGAAATCGCGCGCCACACGACCACGCCAATCGCGACCGGCGAGCGCCAGTATACGCGCTGGGGCTTCAAGCAAATCCTGATGGACGGGTATGTGGATATCATCCAGCCTGATCTTTCGCATGCGGGCGGGATTCTTGAGGTGAAGAAGATCGCAGCGATGGCAGAGGCTTTTGACGTCTCGGTGGCTCCGCATTGTCCGCTGGGACCGATCGCGCTCGCATCCTGCCTGCAGCTTGATGCCTGCACGCCCAATGCAATCATTCAGGAGCAAAGCCTGGGGATTCATTACAACAAAGGAAGCGATTTGCTGGACTACTTGGCCGATCCGCAGGTGTTCCAGTACCGGGATGGCTATGTGGATATTCCGAAAGGTCCGGGGCTTGGGATCACGATCAACGAAGAAGTGGTTAAACGGGCAGCAGAAGAAGGACACAACTGGAAAAACCCGGTCTGGCGCCACCAGGATGGCTCTGTGGCCGAGTGGTAA
- a CDS encoding nickel pincer cofactor-dependent isomerase, group 22, with protein MSILHELVKHIPIPRMVRIQQSFPADCLTNLDEALQTELAKVESMIQPGMEIAIAVGSRGVDQIVTLTRLTVEMIKRRGGKPFIVPSMGSHGGATAEGQIAVLRHLGVTEESVGAEIRSTMEVDQIGSLPNGLPVYIDKYAAKADGIVVINRIKPHTAFRGPVESGLLKMISIGLGKQKGAEACHQLGFGHMAENVPAMARMMMEKLPILFGVGTVENAFDKVAKVVAVPAAEMEAVEVELLKEAKNLLPKIMFDQIDVLVIDEIGKNISGDGMDPNITGRYPTPFAHGGPQVNKMVVLDLTEETEGNANGIGTADFTTQRLVDKMDLEKTYANGLTSTVVAPTKIATTLADDRDAIRAAIKTCNILDFHQVKLVRIKNTLQLGEIEISEALLEQAKANPAIRVLSEPYEWEFAETGKLL; from the coding sequence ATGAGCATTCTCCATGAATTGGTCAAACATATTCCGATTCCGCGCATGGTGCGGATTCAGCAGTCTTTTCCGGCCGACTGTCTGACGAATCTGGATGAGGCTTTGCAGACAGAGCTGGCCAAGGTAGAGAGCATGATTCAACCGGGGATGGAGATCGCGATTGCCGTGGGCAGCCGCGGTGTGGATCAGATTGTCACCCTGACCCGATTGACGGTGGAGATGATCAAGCGGCGTGGCGGCAAACCGTTTATCGTCCCCAGTATGGGCAGTCATGGCGGGGCAACAGCAGAGGGGCAGATTGCCGTCCTGCGTCATCTCGGGGTAACCGAAGAGAGCGTCGGCGCCGAAATCCGCTCTACGATGGAGGTGGACCAGATCGGTTCGCTGCCCAATGGCTTGCCTGTCTATATCGACAAGTATGCGGCCAAGGCAGACGGCATCGTCGTGATCAACCGGATCAAGCCGCACACGGCGTTTCGCGGTCCTGTCGAAAGCGGCTTGCTGAAGATGATCAGCATCGGCCTGGGCAAACAGAAGGGAGCGGAGGCTTGTCACCAGCTCGGCTTTGGCCATATGGCGGAAAATGTGCCGGCGATGGCCCGGATGATGATGGAAAAGCTGCCTATTCTGTTTGGCGTAGGCACGGTGGAAAATGCCTTTGACAAAGTTGCCAAGGTCGTGGCGGTTCCGGCAGCGGAGATGGAAGCCGTGGAGGTAGAGCTGCTGAAAGAAGCGAAAAATCTGCTGCCAAAGATCATGTTTGACCAGATCGATGTGCTGGTGATCGACGAGATCGGGAAAAACATCAGCGGCGACGGGATGGACCCCAATATTACCGGTCGTTATCCCACGCCGTTTGCACATGGCGGACCGCAGGTAAACAAGATGGTCGTGCTGGATCTGACCGAGGAGACGGAAGGAAACGCCAATGGGATCGGCACAGCTGACTTTACCACACAGCGGCTGGTCGACAAGATGGATTTGGAAAAAACCTATGCCAACGGACTGACCTCTACCGTCGTCGCTCCGACCAAGATTGCGACGACGCTGGCGGATGACCGGGATGCGATCCGGGCCGCGATTAAAACCTGTAACATTCTGGATTTCCATCAGGTCAAGCTGGTGCGCATCAAAAATACGTTGCAGCTCGGCGAGATCGAAATCTCCGAAGCGCTGCTGGAACAAGCAAAAGCGAATCCGGCAATCCGCGTCCTGAGCGAACCCTATGAATGGGAATTTGCCGAAACAGGAAAATTGCTATAG
- the gnd gene encoding phosphogluconate dehydrogenase (NAD(+)-dependent, decarboxylating) encodes MHIGVIGLGKMGMNLVLNMKRHQAEVSAFDISAERLAEAKEAGVPVYEDVETLVQTLATPRAFWMMIPAGSAVDEVLAKIKPHLRSGDIVIDGGNSHFKDSVRRHEELAALGVDFLDVGSSGGTSGALNGLCLMIGGPKSAYDKLEGLFIKLAVPNGCLYTGEAGSGHFLKMVHNGIEYGMMQAIAEGFEVLEKGPYTYDYEEVATVWNNGSVIRSWLMELMQNAFSKDERLDKIRGVMHSSGEGKWTIETALDYQVATPVIALSLLMRYRSLQEDTFAGKVVAALRNEFGGHAVVSADES; translated from the coding sequence ATGCATATCGGAGTAATTGGACTTGGCAAAATGGGAATGAACTTGGTGCTGAATATGAAGCGGCATCAGGCGGAGGTATCTGCCTTTGACATCAGCGCAGAACGTCTGGCTGAGGCAAAGGAGGCTGGCGTTCCTGTCTATGAGGATGTGGAGACACTGGTGCAGACACTTGCGACTCCGCGCGCATTTTGGATGATGATTCCGGCGGGCTCTGCGGTGGATGAAGTACTGGCGAAAATCAAACCGCATCTGCGCTCCGGCGATATTGTGATTGATGGTGGTAACTCGCATTTCAAGGATTCGGTTCGCAGACATGAGGAACTGGCCGCTTTGGGCGTCGATTTTCTCGATGTGGGCTCCAGCGGCGGCACCAGTGGCGCACTGAACGGGCTTTGTCTGATGATCGGCGGTCCCAAAAGCGCGTATGACAAGCTGGAAGGGCTGTTCATCAAGCTGGCTGTCCCCAACGGCTGCTTGTACACCGGTGAGGCGGGCAGCGGCCACTTTTTGAAAATGGTCCACAACGGGATCGAGTACGGCATGATGCAGGCGATCGCGGAAGGCTTTGAGGTATTGGAAAAAGGGCCGTACACCTATGATTATGAAGAGGTGGCGACGGTCTGGAACAACGGCTCGGTCATCCGCAGCTGGCTGATGGAGCTGATGCAAAACGCGTTTTCCAAAGACGAGCGCCTGGACAAGATTCGCGGTGTCATGCATTCCTCCGGTGAAGGCAAGTGGACGATTGAGACGGCCCTCGACTACCAGGTGGCGACCCCAGTCATTGCCCTGTCACTGTTGATGCGCTACCGCTCCCTGCAGGAAGACACCTTTGCGGGCAAGGTGGTTGCCGCTTTGCGCAATGAATTTGGCGGGCACGCCGTCGTCAGTGCAGACGAATCCTGA
- a CDS encoding carbohydrate ABC transporter permease, with the protein MEKRTPLKSALTHVGVYLSLFLFILPFLWMVLASFKTQQQILDAGNLLSFTPSFDNYRNVFTQYAFLDFIWNSFLVAFFSTILGLVLGLPAAYAIAKYKQQGLGLLILVARIVPGISFLIPWFIIFSRLDLIDTYTSLILSHMLVTMPFIIWVMIPFFEGLPHELEESARVDGCTTTGAFIRVLLPISWPGIITSSILAFIFSWNNFMFSLILAGEKTKTLPIAIFNFMSYSEINWGGLMAASVIITLPVLLIALFAQRYIIAGLTGGAVKG; encoded by the coding sequence ATGGAAAAACGTACTCCGCTCAAATCCGCCCTGACGCATGTGGGCGTGTATCTGTCTTTGTTTCTCTTCATTTTGCCGTTTCTCTGGATGGTGCTGGCTTCGTTCAAGACGCAGCAGCAAATTCTCGACGCGGGCAATCTGCTCAGCTTTACCCCCAGCTTTGACAACTACCGGAACGTTTTTACCCAATACGCGTTCCTTGATTTTATCTGGAACAGCTTCCTGGTCGCCTTTTTCTCGACCATTCTGGGCTTGGTTCTGGGATTGCCGGCTGCCTATGCTATTGCCAAATACAAGCAGCAGGGGTTGGGCCTGTTGATTCTGGTGGCGCGGATTGTACCGGGGATTTCCTTTTTGATCCCGTGGTTTATCATTTTCTCTCGCCTTGACTTGATCGATACCTACACCTCGCTCATCCTCAGCCATATGCTGGTGACCATGCCCTTTATCATCTGGGTGATGATCCCGTTTTTCGAGGGCTTGCCACATGAGCTGGAAGAGTCGGCACGTGTAGACGGCTGCACGACGACCGGTGCTTTTATCCGGGTGCTGCTGCCGATCTCCTGGCCGGGGATTATCACATCGTCGATTCTGGCCTTCATTTTTTCCTGGAACAACTTCATGTTCTCGCTGATTTTGGCAGGTGAAAAAACGAAGACGCTGCCGATCGCCATCTTTAACTTCATGTCGTATTCCGAGATCAACTGGGGAGGTCTGATGGCGGCTTCTGTCATCATTACGCTGCCTGTTCTGCTGATTGCTTTGTTCGCCCAGCGCTATATCATCGCCGGATTGACAGGCGGAGCAGTCAAAGGATAA
- a CDS encoding carbohydrate ABC transporter permease — translation MTHWIEKNIKWIYTMPAVLFVAVMMVFPVGYTLWLSFHEWDMSNITPPLWVALENYKVLFQDELFLDSIWLTFYFTVAAVFIETVLGILLALIMNQHFIGKGLVKTLFLLPMVATPVAVGLVWILIYEPNIGIANTFLQALGIPPQEWLASPDLVMPSLILIDVWEWTPMIALIVLAGLVSLPKDPYEAAIVDGANKFQTFRHITLPLLKPTIYSAVLLRLIDALKTFDIIYATTQGGPGTSSQTLNIYGYVLGFQYFKIGQASALLMIFFAIVLGLSVLFILLRKKAGVSM, via the coding sequence ATGACGCACTGGATCGAGAAGAATATTAAATGGATTTACACCATGCCAGCCGTGTTGTTTGTCGCCGTCATGATGGTGTTTCCGGTCGGCTATACGCTGTGGCTCAGCTTTCACGAGTGGGATATGTCCAACATTACCCCGCCGCTCTGGGTTGCGTTGGAAAACTACAAAGTGCTGTTTCAGGATGAACTGTTCCTGGATTCCATCTGGCTGACCTTTTACTTCACGGTTGCGGCTGTCTTTATTGAGACGGTTTTGGGTATCTTGCTCGCACTGATCATGAACCAGCATTTTATTGGAAAAGGGCTGGTCAAAACGCTGTTTCTGCTGCCGATGGTAGCGACGCCGGTCGCAGTCGGTCTGGTCTGGATTTTGATTTATGAACCCAATATCGGGATCGCCAATACGTTTTTGCAGGCTTTGGGCATTCCGCCGCAGGAGTGGCTGGCCTCCCCTGATCTGGTTATGCCTTCGCTGATCCTGATCGACGTGTGGGAGTGGACGCCGATGATCGCCCTGATCGTGCTGGCGGGGCTGGTCTCGCTGCCGAAGGACCCGTATGAAGCGGCGATCGTGGATGGAGCGAATAAATTTCAAACCTTCCGCCATATCACGCTGCCACTGTTGAAGCCGACAATCTATTCTGCCGTCCTGCTTCGCCTGATCGATGCGCTGAAAACCTTTGACATTATTTACGCAACGACCCAGGGAGGTCCCGGTACCTCTTCGCAGACGCTGAACATCTACGGCTATGTACTCGGCTTTCAATACTTCAAGATTGGGCAGGCTTCGGCGTTGCTGATGATTTTCTTCGCGATCGTGCTTGGACTTAGCGTTCTGTTTATTCTGTTGCGCAAAAAGGCAGGTGTCTCCATGTGA
- a CDS encoding ABC transporter substrate-binding protein, which produces MKKTFKGMKAASGLFATIMGLSAVLAGCGGGGQQAAPQQPAGGEQNAAPAPAKTEQTIRLVAANHPWTEGIKPLLPDFEKETGIKVKVDSYFEDQLTQKTSVEFAANSKSIDVVMFRPLQDGKQYEKNGYFASLNDFVSKEPAITDDIIPSSLGAVKEGDKLYGFPLVTETQVLYYRKDLLEAAGLQPPKTLDELKEQAAKLTDPNAGVYGFVSRGKRSPSVTQFSSFLYSFGGDFMKDGKATLDTPEALQAFEYYGGLLKDYGPPGTLNMSWPEAFGVFTQGKAAFLTDASSLYTNATDPSKSSVADKVGFAPFPAGPAGSKPYNITSWAIGIGANSEKKDAAWEFVKWATSKEVVGKLQATGISGALKSVWDSPEGTASFPKDLTDAIKANSDSAVPYDRPLIVNVGKARDAIGDSVNAAIQGKDVKAALAKSNQEFQAVLDTE; this is translated from the coding sequence ATGAAAAAAACTTTCAAAGGCATGAAAGCAGCTTCGGGTCTGTTTGCCACCATCATGGGTCTTAGCGCTGTTTTGGCCGGATGCGGCGGGGGCGGCCAACAAGCTGCACCACAGCAGCCAGCAGGCGGAGAGCAAAACGCTGCTCCAGCACCAGCCAAAACGGAACAGACAATTCGCCTGGTAGCGGCCAACCATCCATGGACTGAGGGAATCAAGCCACTTTTGCCTGATTTTGAAAAAGAAACCGGTATCAAAGTAAAAGTGGACAGCTACTTCGAAGATCAATTGACACAAAAAACCTCCGTCGAGTTCGCGGCCAACTCCAAAAGCATTGACGTAGTCATGTTCCGTCCGCTGCAAGATGGAAAACAGTATGAGAAAAACGGATATTTCGCTTCCCTGAATGACTTTGTGTCCAAGGAACCTGCGATCACAGATGATATCATCCCTTCGTCTCTGGGGGCAGTAAAAGAGGGAGACAAGCTCTACGGATTCCCGCTCGTAACCGAGACCCAGGTGCTTTACTACCGCAAAGATCTTTTGGAAGCAGCAGGTCTGCAGCCGCCAAAAACACTGGATGAGCTGAAAGAGCAAGCGGCCAAGCTGACCGATCCGAACGCAGGCGTATATGGCTTCGTATCCCGCGGTAAGCGCTCTCCTTCTGTAACCCAGTTCTCCAGCTTCCTGTACAGCTTCGGCGGAGACTTCATGAAGGACGGCAAAGCAACGCTCGATACGCCGGAAGCATTGCAAGCGTTTGAATACTACGGCGGCTTGCTGAAGGATTACGGTCCTCCAGGCACACTGAACATGAGCTGGCCGGAAGCGTTTGGTGTCTTTACTCAAGGTAAAGCGGCATTCCTGACTGATGCTTCTTCCCTCTACACCAACGCAACCGATCCTTCCAAATCCAGTGTCGCTGACAAAGTGGGCTTCGCTCCGTTCCCGGCAGGTCCGGCAGGCTCCAAGCCGTATAACATCACGTCCTGGGCGATTGGTATCGGTGCCAACTCCGAGAAAAAGGATGCGGCATGGGAGTTCGTCAAATGGGCAACCAGCAAAGAAGTCGTGGGCAAGCTGCAAGCAACCGGCATCTCCGGTGCGCTGAAATCGGTGTGGGATTCGCCTGAAGGCACAGCTTCCTTCCCGAAAGACCTGACAGATGCGATCAAGGCAAACAGTGATTCCGCTGTTCCTTATGACCGTCCGCTGATCGTCAACGTTGGGAAAGCGCGCGATGCGATCGGTGATTCTGTCAACGCAGCGATTCAGGGCAAAGATGTGAAGGCTGCTCTGGCAAAATCGAATCAGGAATTCCAAGCTGTACTCGATACGGAATAA